The nucleotide sequence GTATCCAAGTCCTACAACGCTAGCGTgatatattttagaaatgtcTTCTGTGGTAATTGGAATGCTTTAGGGCACTCACGAAGcctctagaaatatttttctctatctGGATTTCTGCCATTTGCTTCTGTTTAACAGTGTGGAGTTGAAAATCTGTTGCTTTTTCATGGAACTCACAGAATATAGCATATCTGGGTGAAGAATGAGCATGCAGACTCTACACATGGATCCCTGGAATTAACTGTCTACCTAAGATGTCAGGATAAGTTTGTGggtaaaagagagaaaaatagaacaacacccctttttctcttctgtaggaGAGAAGCAAGTTCTCATCCTCCATTGTGAACCTCAGCGGAGAGGAGATAAACAAGTTCCAGTTTCTACTGCACTAAATATAAATGTAAGCATACAGGAATGGACAACACGAAGTGGTGAAAGCCACTGCTTTCTTTTAGAAAACTATTATAGACTAGAAGATACTATTGCAGAGACACATCCAATCAGAACTTATGAAAAGAACAATGTCAATCCTCAAAGTAATATTTAGCCACTTCAGGCAGAGGAGCAAAATTTGATCGTTCAAAGCTTATTAACAAGCTTGGAAACAAAggcaactttttttcccccccttcttaAGGCTTTGTTTTAGATagaagttttttaaaatacctgaTCATCCGTGATTGGTATAGAGACAAAGTAATTTGGAGTTTCTCGTGGGCGTTTCTTAGGCACTTCTTGCTCCAGGTCTTCCTGTTGCTCTTCAACCAACCCCTTGAACCCTTCTTGGATGTGGACATCACTTTGGTCCTGTCTCATCTCTGTATCTCTTTGACCTTCCTGTTGTGGTGACAGGTCTGCTTTTAACTTTTCCTGCTCTTGGCTCTGGTCCTGCAGCTTCTCTTCTGTCACCATCCTATCCAGGCCTGCTTGGTCTTCAACCTGCATCTCCTGCAGTTCTGTCACTTCTGCTCTTTCCCTGTTTTGGCTCTGTTCCTGCTGGAGTTTTATCACCTCTCCTTCTTGATCCTGCTTTTGATTCCAAGCCCCCTGTGGCGCCAGCTCCATCTCAGCCAGTTCTCTCTCACCTTCAGATCTTGCCATCGAATCtccctggttttgtttttgtatcagCTGCTCTCCATTCTCTAATACTTCCTCACCTTGGTCCTGGACACGGGTCACTTCTTCTGGTTCACAGCCCGAGTGCATCTGCACAGTGACCTTGATGCCAGCCATTCGCTGTCCCTGGACCTGTGGCTGTACCTGCACAGTGACTTGTGGGAGAGCTGGTCCTCGGCCCCTCTGCTGTAACTGCACTTGCACGGTCACCTCCGGCATCTCCCACCTTGGGCTCAGCTTCTGAGGCTGCACTTGCACTGTCACCTCTGGGGCCTCCCACCCCTGGCTCAGCTTCTGAGGCCTCACCTTCACTGTCACTTCTGGGGCCTCCCACCCATCATCCATTTGCTGTGGTTCCATGTTTGGGACCGTACCTCCTTGGGCTGTCTGCCTCTGGACATGCACAGGGTCCAGGCCCTGGGGTTGCTGACCATGGACCAACCTCTGTGGATGTGCTGCTGGGAGATGGCCTCCTCCTTGGCCCAGCTGTACTGGTAAGCACACTTGCTGAGATCCGTCTGGACTGCCATACACCTGAGCCTGGTCCTGGACCATTTCTTGATGTCTATGCCTGCACAACTCTCTTTTTACCACCTTCATCCCACAATGCCAAAGCTTCCTCCTCCCAAGCTGGGGCTTCACCAAgatcttcctctttctttggggcttgcagtttttttttaaaggaactggaaaacaaacaaaaacagtccaGCAGCTAGCAAAAGAAAAGTGGCTTAGAGTTGTCCAGTCTGGATTCAGGTCTGCAGAATGTGAGACTTACTACAAGAAATTCCAACTATGACAAATAGCTcacacccccctcccccaacacacacacaaaaaaaaggaaaaaaacactgaagagccCACTTCTGGATTGAGCTGCTATCTCTAAACAGTGTTCTCTGACTAGCTACTGTATTGCTGTCTTGACTTCTGCCCTGTTTAGGTTTCACAGACTAAGGTAGGAGTATGCTATTTCGTAGTGCACAGTGGTATAGAAACATAAGCCTTGTCAAGGGATTGCAAATAGTTTATCTGAAGGAAGTTACCTACAGAAATACGGATTGAGAGAATAAACTGAGCAAAAAACCCTCAGAAACTGAGTATCCCAAATCAAGTTTGCCCATGAAGCTTTGGTCTCCTCTAAGTGCAACATTATCAAATCTAGTCAGACCAGTacacactgctttttcttccccttctaaGTTCATATTAGCATTGTTAGTACCCAACCCTTTGTCATATCTTTTCTCTTAAGAGCTCCCATTCATCTTATACCATTTCCCTCTCCATTACAGAGAAGTTACACAGCTTCTCTCATCCACAATGTTTAGATACAAGCAAAGACACAAAGACCAAAGAGATTTTCTGCTACTTGTTTCAGTGACCAACTCCATAGAAGctcaaaaaaaacaagaacatttaTTCATCAATGAGTGCTGCAATGCAGGTGGTCTTCAGATGGCTGCTGCACTGAGCAGAAGTGCCACCTTAGGCAAATAAATTACAACCTTCCTCAACTTCAAAACTGTACAAGTCACAGCAACACTGAGGTTTTCCCCAAAGCTACAAAAATGTAGGCAGATATTTTTCCACAAGTCTGCTCTCCAAGATGACCAAAAGTGTTTGTTCAAAGCTTACAGGAAAACCAGAAACCCCACACCCACAAAGCCCACAtccatgaaaaattaaaaattaaataagcaaCACCTGAAAAACATCACACACtagctaaatatttaaatattaggCAACCCAAGCCACAGGTATTATGAATCTCcctatttgaagaaaaaaaaaaaaacattgtggTGGGCTAGAAGTGAGAAGATAAATAAGCTCACCCTGAATCCTTATGAATACCATTATACTTCCTCTCAAGAATCCAGATGTGGGGGAGCTGTTCTACAAAAAGGACTAGTTTTAGAAAAGAGATCTGAATGCTTGCATATATGTCATGTGCAATTTCACTAATCAAGTATCTCCATTTCTTGTGTTCAATTACGCTTTAAGAAGTTTGTTGACTGTATGTCAAATCCAACGCCTTACGAgactaatgttttttttttttttttacgcaagagagaaaatgattaTGGAAACAGAAGGATCCTACCTCTGGAGAGGAAACATTGTGGTCATAAAATGATTATAAAATCAGCTATTAACCATGATATTTGTGTCTGTGCTTCAACAGAAGATTTTGTCCTTCTGGAAGAGTGTTTAATCAAGGACATGTCAAGTCCCTGATCAGCTAGTAGATGATCCTTAATGAAAGACAAACTAGCATAGTACTTCTTcatgaaatattaaatttactttcaaATACCTCCCTGACATCAACTTTGATAGAGGGAAGCTCTGCCATTGCTGTCATGTTTTCACTGTCCAAGtaagaaactggaagaaaagaataatactGAAGTCTTCCAGacagtcccttccaaccactACACTGCTGTAGAACATCTGTATATATTTAGAGTACTTGCAATGGGATAGCAGCTGCTGAGGGAAGCTGCACTGTTACACTCCCCTGCCTTCAGTCAAGCTTCTTGAGAAGCCAaaccacctttttttctttcagaagtcaCCACAAAAATTAAGTCTCAAAGCTATGTAAAATCTCAATAGTTCAGTCAGATTCAGAGAACGTACCATCTAATTTCTTCCCAAACAAGCATTTAGATGCGCTCAGAACAACCAAATAgtgtttaatatatattaacaaCAGAATTCATGCCCCTAGAACTTCATAAGTACTGTGGAAGTCTCTCTTATTCGATAAATGCAGCTGAGGCATAATATAACAGGTTTAGATGAGCCCTTATTTGTAATCAGCAtaagtttgtatgtggaaattTATTAAAACTTACCAGCCTGTTAAAACAGGTTACAAGCTACTATAGTGGTGGATTTTTAATGTGTTactctttctcctcctgatTTCCCTCCCTTCCGCCATGCCAACACTGAACAAGCATATTAGCTCTGCAGATTGCCACAAATGGAACGAAAACACCCAGGACAAATATAAAAGGAGTGAGTAGGCAGAAGCTTCAGCTTCCTTTACAGTGTAATGGACAGTTTTTATGTTCGTCATTACATAATATCAGAATAGTCTTGTCAACGCTACTGTTTTGTTCTATACTATTTTGCTCTTAAGCCTTTATGTTTCATATGCACACATCTGCAGAATTTTCTGTAGACATCCTCACCACCTAAGAAGAATTTGAGCAGCAACAGCTACCCAGCCATCCCTACATTATTTACATGATCACAGAGTCCTTACAGACATTGTGTGGTTGTCACCAAGCCTAGAATTAAGGATTCATGAAGCAGGAGGGTGTCAGGGAAGTTAAGGCCTTATATTAGCATCAGCCACCATGCCATGCCATCCCAGAGTATGCAAGAAGTATAGGTGAAGATGTGGAAAATATCATGGCAAATGTGTATCACACACATCCCCTAACATCTCCAAACATCTTTCAAgatgatttttcttcctctaagtAGAGCCTGAACTCCTCAGAGTCTGATGAAGGAGGACATTCAAGGACATCTTGGTCCTTCAAGCACTTCAGCACgtatgtttaaaacaaacaaaaaacaatattgCTGTAGATCTTGAGTGCTAGCAACATCCCCAAGGTCTCTGAGCTTCCCCTAACTCCCCTGCAGACCCTGCAAGTGGCAACACCAAACAGTTGCCCTCCCCTGTGACAGGCTCCAGTGAGATAGGTGGTTGTGAGCCAAGTGCCGAAAACTCTGAAGTctatacaaaaaataaagatccGGCCCCTGTAATACTCAAAAGCTCTGAAATATGCTCATAGGAACACCTAAATAAAGCTGGAAGACCACCCAACcacatcaaaatatttcaactgGGGCCAACTATTTTAAATACTCCCCCCACACACCACCATCAGCCTTTAACAGACATACACCTGCATCCCAACAAGCACCACTGAAACAGCAAATGTGCAAGCCCCAAAAGAAGCTCCCTCCACCCCAAGTCCCATGCCCAAAGTCTGGAAACAATTATTGTGTTCCTAACTGGTGCCACCCTTGATCACAGGGATCCAGAAACATCCGGAAGAAAAACTGACCTGTCCCACACAGCTGTAGACAATATCTCAAACACCTCAGCCTATCCTCTGTTGCTTCTTGCCTCTTCAAGTTTAGAGGAATCAGATGTTCAATGTAGTTGACAATACATAATTAAACTCCACTGCTCTAAGCTTTAATTCATCCAGTATGAAACAATTCCCCTTGGCACAGCAGATTGTATTGCCAGTGTTAAAATACCATACAATACAGAAATCCTAGAAgccacaaaatgttttcttctactCAGAAACAAAGTTCCTGCGCTCCAGGGAGATGTCACTGGAAACTGCTGAGTGTGTAccttcccttctcccacccccacaaaaaaaatgtttcttgagGCCTTACTTTTGGCCCCAAGTCCTTCCCCTTGCTACTCAAtcacagcagagcaggatgAAGATACAGCACAACAGTGAGGGGCAAAGACTGTAACCCATGTCATAAGAGGCTGCTTAGGCAGATTTGCCAACCTCTCATGTCCTACCCATAATCCGAATGACTGTCTGAGGCCTCAGAGCACTCCCCACATTGTTCTTCCCTACAAATCTGTCTGTTTACTGAAAAAATCTGATATCCATAAGGCAGAAGGCATCTGGAACAACCAGACCCAGGTACAGCACGAAAGCAAGTGTCTAAATTTGTTGCTAGCTACATGCACCTAGAACATCTAACTCACCCAGCCTTGACAGAAGACAGTAGTTATAAAAGTCACTTTCCCCAACGCACAACATATGTGTGGTCATGGGGTCCTGTTTCCCCCCGCCCTCCCCAAGTAACTGCATGCTTTGCTAAGTGGAAGCCTCAGATATATGCCTGTAAAATTTAGATGCCATTTCAGTATTCATCTCTCCCATTATTAAGtagaagagaaagcagctggTCAAGGAACTTGCCATAAAATCTCCTAGAAAGAGTGTTTTTTATGAAATTGTATCACCTGTCATCACACTATGCCACAGAGTCTGTTCATTTTATTCCATATCAATTAAATCTAAATTaagtgaaagagaagaagctGAGTTCATTGGGATTGAGTTTCTTATCCTTACCAATTATTGCACTTTATACACTATCAAAGTATGAAACTTTGTCACAGTTGACAAAATACTAGCAAAAGGAACTAAGAAACCAAgtttaaatacaataaaaaagttGTCCGTACAATATGACTATCTATAGAGCTTGTTTCCACTGCAGCATATTTTATCCCATCTCATCTCACCTTTTGGTAGATGTCATacaaagggaggaggaaaggtgAAATGGCCACAGGGAATAGAGGGCCCCAGTTAAATAACACCACACAGAGTAGAGAGTGTGAGCAAAAATCTCCATGATCCCAGGTCTGCATGTAGGGTTTCTTCATGCTCTAAACCCAACTCAGAACATGGAATGTTTTCATCTGTTGCCTACTTCGTGCATAGCATTAATCTGTTAATCAAGAGGAATTGATATTCttgatattttaatttactaGCTTCATTTCCCCCATATAAAAGTGGTAAAGTCAGTCAACTTACATGTCTCTCAGAACTGATACTGTATTTGGGGACATCTCAGTTGTTACTTGGACTACTAGTCACACAAGAGTAGTAGGACATTCTAAGTTTATTTAACAGAAGGCCCCTGATTTCTtaccaagaaaagaaatcacaggGTTTGTTCACCTACAAAggtgaaaacaaggaaaatgcaTAGACAAGGAAAATAGGTAGAggtgaaaataagaaaagcagcaaCTATGAACTGAACAATATTTATACTTGCTGGAAAAACATTTGAGTGATACACCCACCATTCATAGAAGCAATATGCACCTTACAAAGACACTTTTTCCTTAGTGGCTTATTACAATTCAACACATTATCAGACCACACTGAATGGATTGTTCCCAGAGTACAGATGAAGGATAAGAAAGGCTTGACTTGTATTTAGTGAATCATCATTAACATACGTGTATGTGGGTAAAGTTTCAGCCTTAAGCATGCAGTATGTGTATACCAGTGACCAGTGCCTCAATGACCACCACTATGTagctgagaaggaaaataacCACTCCACCTCAGAGAAATGGTATTTGCTAGCTTTTAAACAATGGTGTGTAGATTGCTTTATTATCCATTGCTTAGCCActttaattagaaaaaagttAGATATGCAAGAtaaaccattctcccttgtaTAATACACACTCCCATGTGAATTGTAATGATTACACACTGTATTAAAAAGGTTTTTGCAGAAGTTTCTTTACACTGAATGAAACCGTATAACGACTGTGCCATATTCccatttcagcaaaactgaCACACTCATAAAAACAGTGTCCCAGTCATTGCTTTTCTCTATCAAGATCTCTGAGCAGCCATTAAACAGTGATCATCTTTGATGCTGTACTGATCTTTAATGtataacagaaacagaaattctaCACCTTCTCATCTGGTTTAAATTGTAATTCCCCATGCCCCAAGTGAAGTAAAGTTTGGTTAAGGTGTAATTCTTTTTGCCATGTTATTCTGCATTTCTGACTGCATCTCTGTACTCCCTAGAATGAAACAAGGGTCTTACCCAAGATTAATTTAATGTTATTTGCATAAAATAATCAGTTAGCACACGCTTGAGATTACTTTGATTTTAGTAGGTATATCATTTATGCAAACAAAACTCATTCTTTAGAAAGGTAAGATTCAATCAATTCTGCTAcatgaaaaactaaaatatcAGGATcaaagtaataattaaaaaaggatGCAGTTACACGAAATCAGTTACTCAACAGCAAGCCTTGCAGGGATGTCCCGATTTCTTTACCCCTTCACAAGGGGTGCCCCTAAGCGCTCACTAAACAGTCAGCTAGGACCTCTAAGCACACAGCTACTTTGGGaaccccctccacccccaagCTGATAAACAAGATTTCTTTTATGCCTGGACACCACCTGCCACCAGCTCAGAAAGACCCAGTGCTGCTGTGTCCATCTCCAATTGGCACCAGAATTTCAGCATCCATGAAACAACTTTCCCACCACCAAGCCAGCTCCAGATGGGATGGAtacctcctccttcctcctaaGGAGCTTCTGTCTTCATTACAAAAGCCATGCAAAGTTCAGGAGTAACGCTGCCAGCTTTACACCACAGCCTATACTTGTGGATTTGAGACAGCAGTCCAGACACTGCCCTGTTACTTTATTACAGACAAAGTCTCTTTGCACTTCAAATTCAGTCATCTCAGCAGTATTTCACAAGCCAGGATACTACCCCAggtgttttctttccagctgtCAATGAAGGAGGTAATCTCTAATCAGAAATATAGTTCATCACAGCATCTTTACTTATGATGGTCTCTAGCAGTAACCAACCATAACGATCATCTGCAATCTAAAAAATTTATTCAGTAAACTAACGTCTTTTAAGTACCTCATCCACATAGAAAAcgaaatataaattatttgctccttaaaaaaaatattttccaagaaCACAGCAATATTTGGAAGCTTTCATCATAAGCGATTTAGTACCCAAAccctggagagagagaaaatacaatatCTGACCAACTAAGCTTTCACTACAAGTTTTAACATGCGTACTTCCAAACTCAGCATAAACATCCAGGCCTCTTGCTGTCGTGTCCTGAGCTTATGCCTGTAGCCTTACTAATCAGCTAATTAGACAAACACAGTTTGAGTAATAAGAGTGAAAGTACTCAGGCTACCACGTTTTTTAAGCTAGACGTGCACATGGCAGAACACAGACAAAAGAAGGCAATTTCTCAAGTCCACTGAACAATCATCTTATTTGCTTTCACTTACCTGGAAACTAATCAAACTGCACCTACTTTGCAAGGTACactttaaaaagactttttactctttttttttttaaaaaaaatcagttgctaTACTAATTGCCCGAAAGACACAGTAATGGTCACTATTTTTGACATCATACTTTATACATAGTGTCTGTTTTGCACATACTGTACCACCATGAGGAAAGTAACTGGAAAATTAATTATGCAAAATTCAAGTGGTTATGTGAGGAAACTATACTTTTTGTATTTACACAATAATTTTAAGACAGTAGGttaattatttctttgcaaAGAGAACCCTATTAAACATGCTTTTGTTCTGTATCAGGGCAttagaaacagtattttctatCCTTCAGTTGAAGCAATATAACAGTCTGTACCTAACAGAGTGAGcctgaatatttttcaataatgtTTAATAATCTGTAATTTACATACCTCCTTGGGAATATGTTAGCcatgaataataaaaacaatcttGAGTATTGGTGTATGTAAACAAAATGAACCATTGAGTTGCAACTTGGATGGTTCTTTCGCCATGTAAAGAAAAGCTTCTGCAGAGTCACACTCTTGTTGCAGCTCATCCTGCACCGAGGGACTGCAGCCCTGTTCAGATAGGAAAGCTAATGCTTTTCTTCCCAGCCTCCCTACCTGTATGACTCAAAGGAGAGGCCAATAAAATGAATGCATATGTATGGTACAAGAAAACGCTGGTTCAATAAGCAGCTCACATTATGCATGCCTTCTGTTAGAGCAACACCAGTCCTCCTTCCAGAGATGATATAAAAGCATCTGAGCAGGGGGATGGAAACTATGATGTAAGAGGCAGCTAGTGGAAAGACATATGGAGGTAGAGAAATAAGAACGATATCAGCGCTTGGCAAGTCTCCTCTTGCATTTCACATTCATATGCTCGCCACATTTAGA is from Anser cygnoides isolate HZ-2024a breed goose chromosome 2, Taihu_goose_T2T_genome, whole genome shotgun sequence and encodes:
- the LOC106034989 gene encoding neurofilament light polypeptide-like isoform X2 translates to MKVVKRELCRHRHQEMVQDQAQVYGSPDGSQQVCLPVQLGQGGGHLPAAHPQRLVHGQQPQGLDPVHVQRQTAQGGTVPNMEPQQMDDGWEAPEVTVKVRPQKLSQGWEAPEVTVQVQPQKLSPRWEMPEVTVQVQLQQRGRGPALPQVTVQVQPQVQGQRMAGIKVTVQMHSGCEPEEVTRVQDQGEEVLENGEQLIQKQNQGDSMARSEGERELAEMELAPQGAWNQKQDQEGEVIKLQQEQSQNRERAEVTELQEMQVEDQAGLDRMVTEEKLQDQSQEQEKLKADLSPQQEGQRDTEMRQDQSDVHIQEGFKGLVEEQQEDLEQEVPKKRPRETPNYFVSIPITDDQILDRIEDVQELVFTKEPDLLRAFLPVQTMHLTIIVAHLATEEEVKKAVLALKQSKAKVEAILQGEDLIMTFHGIGQFNNQVIYVKMSEENHKMLSRIATVEECFNEMNLDISGSKDFKPHLTFLKLSKAPRLKRRGFRKICSDLYKEYENSFFGTEVFSQIDLCAMRKKKQESGYYYCECSINVGSRGTEESKEQEMQTEDKGETSSEDPPSSAAGTETGATAASCYLASHPVAADDKQSENIAEVLIASKEKEINEVNGQPEATDETFLAAGESCSESVPALLPVRLDALLRVEGNQEKAKITDDRLQKTEATECAPDLPTSSG
- the LOC106034989 gene encoding neurofilament light polypeptide-like isoform X1; this encodes MKVVKRELCRHRHQEMVQDQAQVYGSPDGSQQVCLPVQLGQGGGHLPAAHPQRLVHGQQPQGLDPVHVQRQTAQGGTVPNMEPQQMDDGWEAPEVTVKVRPQKLSQGWEAPEVTVQVQPQKLSPRWEMPEVTVQVQLQQRGRGPALPQVTVQVQPQVQGQRMAGIKVTVQMHSGCEPEEVTRVQDQGEEVLENGEQLIQKQNQGDSMARSEGERELAEMELAPQGAWNQKQDQEGEVIKLQQEQSQNRERAEVTELQEMQVEDQAGLDRMVTEEKLQDQSQEQEKLKADLSPQQEGQRDTEMRQDQSDVHIQEGFKGLVEEQQEDLEQEVPKKRPRETPNYFVSIPITDDQILDRIEDVQELVFTKEPDLLRAFLPVQTMHLTIIVAHLATEEEVKKAVLALKQSKAKVEAILQGEDLIMTFHGIGQFNNQVIYVKMSEENHKMLSRIAKAVEECFNEMNLDISGSKDFKPHLTFLKLSKAPRLKRRGFRKICSDLYKEYENSFFGTEVFSQIDLCAMRKKKQESGYYYCECSINVGSRGTEESKEQEMQTEDKGETSSEDPPSSAAGTETGATAASCYLASHPVAADDKQSENIAEVLIASKEKEINEVNGQPEATDETFLAAGESCSESVPALLPVRLDALLRVEGNQEKAKITDDRLQKTEATECAPDLPTSSG